One Vigna unguiculata cultivar IT97K-499-35 chromosome 7, ASM411807v1, whole genome shotgun sequence genomic region harbors:
- the LOC114189844 gene encoding UDP-glycosyltransferase 84B2-like, translating to MSYLSSIKTTFANPSQSMDSKDKTQEELHVLLVAFSAQGHINPLLRLGKSLLSRGLHVTLATTELVYHRIFKSSTADAATVPTSITINGIQVIFFADGFGNGQNKRTVDSYMDLIGTFGPVNLSNVIETHFLNSSKKLACIINNPFVPWVADVAANYNIPCACLWIQPCALYAIYYRFYNNLNQFPTLENPSISVNLPGLPLLKPQDLPSFVLPSNPFGSMPKVLAEMLRHMKKLKWVLANSFYELEKDVIDSMAELCPITTVGPLVPPSLLDEDENEDVGIEMWKPQDSCMEWLDHQPPSSVIYVSFGSLIAFTAQQLESIAKALKNSNKHFLWVIKNKEGEEAVPLPEGFVEESKEQGMVVPWCPQTKVLSHPAIACFLTHCGWNSMLEAITTGTPMIAWPQWTDQPTNAKLISDVFHLGVRLTPGSDGFVATEEVERAIEQVFTAEEFKRNASELKRAAREAVAQGGSSDRNIQSFVDEIFGRKLDT from the coding sequence ATGTCTTACCTTTCCTCCATCAAAACAACGTTTGCAAATCCAAGCCAATCCATGGATTCCAAGGACAAAACCCAGGAAGAGCTTCACGTTCTTCTGGTCGCTTTTTCAGCCCAAGGTCACATCAACCCTCTGCTTAGGCTAGGCAAAAGCCTACTAAGCCGAGGCCTCCACGTCACCCTTGCCACCACCGAATTAGTTTACCACCGCATCTTCAAATCCTCCACCGCAGACGCCGCCACCGTCCCTACTTCCATCACCATCAACGGTATCCAAGTCATTTTTTTCGCCGATGGCTTTGGAAACGGTCAAAACAAGCGCACCGTCGACTCATACATGGATCTCATAGGAACATTCGGACCCGTTAACCTCTCCAACGTCATAGAAACCCACTTCCTTAACTCTTCCAAAAAACTCGCTTGCATCATCAACAACCCCTTTGTCCCATGGGTTGCAGATGTAGCTGCCAACTACAACATCCCCTGTGCATGTCTCTGGATCCAACCCTGCGCTCTCTACGCCATATACTACCGTTTCTACAACAACTTAAACCAATTCCCCACTCTCGAAAACCCTTCCATCAGTGTCAACTTACCCGGTCTTCCATTGCTAAAACCCCAAGATCTTCCTTCTTTTGTTCTCCCGTCAAACCCTTTTGGAAGCATGCCCAAGGTACTTGCCGAGATGCTCCGGCACATGAAAAAGCTGAAGTGGGTACTCGCAAACTCCTTCTACGAGTTGGAGAAAGATGTGATAGATTCCATGGCTGAGTTATGCCCCATCACAACGGTTGGTCCACTGGTTCCCCCCTCCTTACTTGACGAAGATGAAAACGAAGATGTGGGAATCGAAATGTGGAAACCACAGGACTCGTGCATGGAGTGGCTCGACCACCAACCTCCTTCTTCGGTTATATACGTCTCGTTTGGGAGCCTCATCGCGTTCACCGCTCAGCAACTGGAGAGCATAGCGAAGGCTTTAAAGAACAGTAACAAACATTTTCTTTGGGTGATCAAGAacaaagaaggagaagaagcgGTTCCGCTGCCAGAAGGGTTTGTCGAAGAGAGCAAAGAACAGGGCATGGTGGTGCCATGGTGCCCGCAAACCAAGGTGCTCAGTCACCCTGCGATAGCGTGTTTCTTAACGCACTGTGGTTGGAATTCCATGTTGGAAGCCATAACCACGGGCACGCCCATGATTGCTTGGCCTCAGTGGACCGACCAACCCACAAACGCCAAACTGATTTCTGATGTGTTTCATTTGGGGGTTCGGCTCACGCCGGGGAGTGATGGGTTTGTGGCGACGGAGGAAGTGGAACGGGCTATTGAACAGGTTTTTACGGCAGAGGAGTTCAAGAGAAATGCTTCGGAGCTGAAACGGGCCGCGAGAGAAGCGGTGGCTCAGGGTGGCTCGTCGGACCGAAATATCCAATCCTTTGTGGATGAAATTTTTGGTAGAAAATTAGACACTTAG